The genome window GCTGGGCGagatatatagtacatattttttataattgagaACTAGGTGCTACATAGAGAGCGCttgtgtatgtgcatgtgtgaatGAGTGTGTGAATGGATATGTGAatgggtgtgtatgtgtgtgtgtgatgtttAAGACTTGGGAGGTAGTTTGGAAAGCAGCGCAAGAAGCGCCTAGCCTAGGGCTTTGTCTTTTATAAGCAGAAGAATCAAAGTATTTGGTTTTGTGAAAAtcgcaaacagcaacaatcttAAGAATCGCCACTGAGCTCCTCCGTATCATCCTCCGGCTCGGCACCACGTCCCTCGCGTATACGCTTCAATTTTCGCTTCAGCATCATAACGCCTATGAATAGATGGAGAGAACACAAAAGTTGAGCTAACAAAAGAGTtggaaaatcttaaataacttGAGGCTTACACTTAATGGCCTGATAGGTTTTGGCCGAGGCGGATTCCGTGGCTGGCAGCGGATTGGACGTGGTCTTCTCATGGGCGAGCTTCACCTCAATGTATGCTCTTTTAAGGGTCTTGTAGTGTCGATACTCACTAGTATCCTTCAACAAGATGCATCTGCAAAAAGGAAAGTGAAAACATGAGTTATACGATTAATCAATTTGAATGTCAGCTCACTTAGCCGCTGATCCCTCGCCGGAGCAATCGGAGGGCGTTGTATGATAGATCTGATGATAGAAGTATTGCAATACTGGAGAATTCCAAATGGATAGGCCATACCACAGCCAAATGGCCACATTCAGTGTCAGCTTAAAGTTCTTGGCAAATAGCGTAGGTATGAAATAGTTAAAGGGCAGCTGATTGATAAACACCTGCACCCAAGCAGCTATACGCAGTCCCATAAATATCTGATAGATGACGCGATTACGATTGGAGTTCTGCAATGCCACCAGGGACAGGCACTCGGCCAGTATGCTGTACAGGCCCAGTGTGAGATTTAGGCCAACAAAATAGTTCTCATATCTGCAggtaaattaattagttatctatgtatgtgtatataaatatttggacATGCCTGTACACGTCAATGGCGATGAGGGCGACCAGGTAGAGTCCCTTGGATGCAGCCTCCAGAAAGTCAGCCTCCTTAAAGTCCAGCATTGCCCCATGCAGATAGAACGTAATGATGAATATcgaataaaactgaaatttctCATATTGATGCGAGCGGTAAAAGATGAGATTATCGGAGCTATGGAAGAGCGAGTAGCGTCCCTGGTTCTTCATCAGATGCGGCAGTATCATAAACTCATTATAAAAGTGCAAAAACAGACAGCACGCCGAATAGAAGGCAATATTCCATATTAAGCGAGCAAATTGCTTTCGTTTAAAATACTTGACGTTCGACGACTTGAGAAAGAACTGCAGGGATAATACAGATAAGCATCAATTAGTAAATGATCAAGCAATTTCCGTGtgcaaatatatgcatatatataatataaattgaaatatactaTAGaagtaaatatgaaatttgcctatggtattgaaaaaatgttgtaatctttatgtttatatacTCTTTCAGAGAGTAAAACAATTTTGTCACTACATTTAAAACACTTAAAGAGAGGCGTGTCAGACCTCATAAAGCATTCGTATATAAGactgcattaatttttttcacaaaaaaggTGTTAatccaaattcgtaatctacggtcaaatCTTAGATGTGTTAATTAAGAAACCATAgctctaaaatcaatttctagtcaccgctttttgagttaaaaaaaattggtagtCCTTGCATAATCGAAAATAATGTTTGAAAGACAATTTGTTCTtagatttgataaaatttaatgtccTGGTCCTAACAAGCGTTTTGATATCAATCTTGTCAGGATAGGACTTAAAACACTTAAGATATGCTAGTAATGCTCacaatttcgaaaaaatacatttttcaactcaaaaagcgaagactatgaattgattttaaaactatggtttcttggtaagcccatcttagaattgaacgtagattacgaataccattttttcaattattttgggcccatacaaatcgatgcactctaatatatattcttgatcaggttTTAAGGCTATTCTAATAAAACTTGGTGTAGACTTGTCTTTTTGCCACAAGCAGTACATATGTGGAAATCGGATGGATTggagaaagaaaaaatcaatCGTAAGTtgaaaaaactttgttgtttcttaCGATATCTCACAGATTGGATAGTTACACATCTTGatgaaatttagttaaaatcgGACTATATCATATGGTTAACATGGGAACAAACGGTCAAGAATTAAATTTCGTACTCGGCAAGGGTATTAAATCATCGGCTTGCCAAAGATAACTATTTTCTTTCTTGTCAGTTGCGGCTGTCGGACGGTCAATCGGTCGCATTGTGTTCGCCTTATCGCTCGAGTGccttgttgtggctgttgttgttgttgccgctgtcgtCGCCAGCAACGTCGCCTCAGCAGCGGTTTACAACTGGCTGCCGACTATTTATAAATGCCATATGAATTGAGCAGCAGCGCCAAACGAATTGTGATTGTCATACTGCCATATAGCCAAAATAGCAAGTGCTCTCCTCAAGTGTcccttgtttttatttttgttgttttttttttttgtttacctgGAAGACACGTTGAAAGCCATAGAAGCCGCAGGATAACGCCACAAATATCCAGAAGACCGCATTGATCAGGTAATGCAAGTCGATATTCTGCACAAGTGCATCGAAACGATCGTTCGTGATTAGATACTTGAGCGGCAAAAAGAAATTGCACACTTCCGACCAATAATCCGGCGGACCGGCCTTCATATCCAGTATGGACATCTTGTGATtgagattttgattttgattgagattgagattgaggcTGACCCTGCGCCTGTGGGTCGCGCGAGCAGAGTCCTCAAGCAATCCACCAAGTTTAAACGTTTGCCATGCACCGATTTCGTTGTCAAACTAAAATAGTGtgcgatttatttataaatcgtTTATAAACAGTAACAATTTTGTGTTGCCTTTTGAAAGATGTTGCCACCTAGCAGAAAAAACGTTGCTGTTTATTTAAACGCTGCCAGACCTTTGGAATTTGTTATAGATTTCAATCTTTTCGAGAGAAAAGTatcttttggcatttttgaaGCTCAagctttaaagaattttaattgtaattatgttgttttatttattacttaatgtttgccaaaaaatataaaaaaaattaaaaatgctcGCGAAAATTCACAATTCATCCCTAGTTACCTGAAAAGCTCCATTTCCacattcaaatcaaatttcgCACATAGccatcgatatatcgatagctCTAGATTCGATAGTTAATGGCCTGCCAACTCGTTTGCTGCGCGtgctcaatttaaatttgaattttgaattttttttgcagttaatttttataacaatgtCAAAATCAACTGTTGCCCACATAACCAACAATCCGGATGAACCGGTGACGTTTTTCAAGCAAATAACTGAAGCCGCTAAAAAACAGTCGACTGAGGATGTGATATTCATGAATCTGGCCACCATTGATGAGGAATTCGGTGTGCTCAACCGTACAGTTGTATATCGAGGACTCAGCGACGATAACTGTATTATATATGTAACTCAACGTTTTACCCGCAACTTTAAGAATATTCAGGCGAATGCCAAGTGTGGCATTACATTCTTTTTGCCCAATGTTGTGGTGCCCTTACAGGGTCAAGATCCGGCCATCTGGCAGGTGCGTCTGATAGGCGCAACGGCTGAGGAGCTGCCCGAGTCCCAATTGGACGAGTGGTGGAACAAGGAGCTGTTGTCGGCACAAATACGTGATCACATCTTCCCCTGTGGACAGCCGGTGAACTATGTGGAACTGGTGGAAAAGCATGACCGTTTTCTTCACGATCATCTAGAGAGCAAAGTGCCCCTGCAGCGTCCTGCCACCTAGTCTGTTATACCCCGTAATTgaaggatatataaaacaaatatttcccCCCTCTCCATTACAGTACCGCCTTCAAGTTCCGGGCTCAGCGCTGGGATTTCCTCAAGGTGGGCAGCGGACAGATCGCGGATCGTGTGCAATATCGTCGCCTGGAAAATGGGGATTGGCAATCCATGCATGTGTCCACATAAATGAATgtttaatcttttttattcaactattatttgaaaaacaaaacaatcgctttctacaaatataaacaaaattacagTTACAGCAACTTAATGtaaaactaacttaatttgcttgcttttttcatatttcatattttgtttaacctttagcatacaattaaaatagttaataaatattacacaaaacagaaaaaaaagaattgatcATAACAATACATAATAAGATTAGATTACAGTATAGACAGAATAGTTAGttaaattatgattatgattatgattaggGTTAAGCTTAGGGGTCGAAGGTCACTTCTCTTGCTTTTTACATAATACAcgttagttttattttattattttttttttttacaaaatacacGGCTTTTACACCGCATTCACCGTCTCCCGAATCCAATCTGCATTGGAGGCAATCTTGTCGTACATTCTTGGA of Drosophila innubila isolate TH190305 chromosome X, UK_Dinn_1.0, whole genome shotgun sequence contains these proteins:
- the LOC117783419 gene encoding pyridoxine/pyridoxamine 5'-phosphate oxidase — encoded protein: MSKSTVAHITNNPDEPVTFFKQITEAAKKQSTEDVIFMNLATIDEEFGVLNRTVVYRGLSDDNCIIYVTQRFTRNFKNIQANAKCGITFFLPNVVVPLQGQDPAIWQVRLIGATAEELPESQLDEWWNKELLSAQIRDHIFPCGQPVNYVELVEKHDRFLHDHLESKVPLQRPATYTAFKFRAQRWDFLKVGSGQIADRVQYRRLENGDWQSMHVST
- the LOC117783397 gene encoding uncharacterized protein LOC117783397 gives rise to the protein MSILDMKAGPPDYWSEVCNFFLPLKYLITNDRFDALVQNIDLHYLINAVFWIFVALSCGFYGFQRVFQFFLKSSNVKYFKRKQFARLIWNIAFYSACCLFLHFYNEFMILPHLMKNQGRYSLFHSSDNLIFYRSHQYEKFQFYSIFIITFYLHGAMLDFKEADFLEAASKGLYLVALIAIDVYRYENYFVGLNLTLGLYSILAECLSLVALQNSNRNRVIYQIFMGLRIAAWVQVFINQLPFNYFIPTLFAKNFKLTLNVAIWLWYGLSIWNSPVLQYFYHQIYHTTPSDCSGEGSAAKCILLKDTSEYRHYKTLKRAYIEVKLAHEKTTSNPLPATESASAKTYQAIKCVMMLKRKLKRIREGRGAEPEDDTEELSGDS